In Actinomycetota bacterium, the sequence CGCAAGGTCGCGTGCTGCACCTCGGCACCTACAACGGCAACCCGCTGGTGATGGCCGCGGCCAAGGCGACCCTCAGCGAGGCGTGCACGCGCGAGAACGTCGACGCGGCGATCGCGCGCAACAAGCGACTGGTCGAGGGATGCGACGCGGTCATCCGCGACCACGACCTGCCCGCGCACACCGTGCAGTTCGGCGCCAAGGGCTGCGTCACCTGGGCGCACGAGCCGATCCGCAACTACCGCGACTACAAGGCGACCGACTTCGACCTCGCGTTCGCGCAGTGGATCCACGGCATCAACCGCGGCATCCTGCTGCCGCCGGGACTCGACGAGCAGTGGCTGATCTCGGTGATGCACGACGAGCACGACTCCACTCGCTACGCCGACGTGTTCCGCGAGTTCGCCGCCGAGCTCTGCACCTAGAAGGCGCGTTCGGAACGGCCCCAGGCGACGCCGGCGATGATCGCCGCCATGCCGAGGCCGGCGCTGACGAGCGACAGCCCGACGAGCAGCGACAGCGCACTGTGCGCGATCTCCGGGATCGCCTTCGCCCACGGGCTGTCGGTGAGCACCGGCAGCACGAACGTCGGCAGCACCCAGCCGATGATCCCGACCAACACCGCCACACCGACAAGTCCGAGTCCGAGGATCTTCAGCATCCGCGCCTTGTCCGGGTGCACCACGAGGGCCAAGAGCGCGCACCCGAGTGCGCCGAGGAACGTGGCGAGCACCAGGTCGTCGAGCGTGCTGTTGAACCACGCGAGCGACGACACCCGCGGCACGGGGAGCAAGATCGCCGGCAGCAGGGCCGCGCGGTCGTCGCCGAGCACGACGACGAGCTGGGCGGGTGTGATCTGCACCGGGGCGTCGCGCTCGCCGATCAGCCGGGCGTGGCTGTCGACGACGAGCTGAGCGAGCAGTTCGGCACCGGCCGGGGTCTGCGCCGCCCGGTCGACGGCGAACGCGACCTCGTCACGGTCGACGCCGAGCTGCTCGGCCGTCGCTTCGGTGATCCGCCGGGTCAGCTCGGTGCGCACCGACTCGTGGTCCAACACCGCGTCGGTGACGGACTCGGTGTTGGACGGGTCGAACACGGTCTGCTGCATCCACCATCCCGTCATCGCCGCGCCGAACAGCAACGAGGCGAGCCAGAGCAAGAGGGTAGAGACGGAGCGCCGCACGGCGGCAGTCTCGCGGCCCGAAGCGCTCGGTCCGTAGCATGGCGAGATGCCGGATCGAGGGGGTGATGACGGTGTCTCACCGCTCGACGAGGACATGGCCCGTGCCGACGCCGGCCTCGCGGCCCGGCTCGGCAGGGCGGCGCGGCGCCGTTGCCCGTGGTGCTCGGACCCCCGGGCGTGGTTCCGGGGGTGGATGGGCAACCGCGAGCGGTGCCAGAACTGCGGCCTGCGACGCACGCGCGCGGAGGGCCAAGAGCTCGGGTCGCTGACCGTGAACCTGGTGCTGAACCTGGCGATGATCCTGATCGCGATGACGGTGGCGATCGTGGCGACGGTGCCGGAGGTGCCCGTCGTCGGCCTGCTCGTCGTGCTCGGCATCGTCGGGCTGGTGGCTCCCGTCGTCGCCTACCCGTTGAGCCAGACGATCTGGATGGCGATCGACCTGAGCGCTCGCCCGCCGCTGGCCGACGAGCTGGCCGACGCCCACCTGTGGCTCGCGGCTCGCGACCTGGACGGCGCTTGATCGCGGATCTTTGCGAAAGGTGCTTGAACGAACGCCTGTTCGAAGTTACGCTCCTGTCGTTCGGTCCAGCCTTCGGTGTAACACCCCCACCGTATGGTCCGCACATACGAATCGGGGCCGTGCGATCCGGCCCTCACACCACCACCGGCCCGCTCCATGCGGGGGAAGGCAGATGAACCAGATGAGCACCGACCGCGAGAAGGCACTGGACATGGCGCTCTCCCAGATCGACAAGCAGTTCGGCAAGGGATCGATCATGCGGATGGGCGAAAAGAGCAGCATGCACATCGAGACCGTGTCGACCGGCGCGCTTTCGCTCGATCTCGCGCTCGGCGTCGGCGGCCTGCCGAGGGGTCGCGTCGTCGAGATCTTCGGCCCCGAGTCCTCGGGCAAGTCCACCCTCGCGATGCACGTCGTCGCCGAGGCCCAGCGCAACGGCGGGATCTGCGCGTACATCGACGCCGAGCACGCGATGGATCCCATCTACGCCCGCGCGATCGGCGTCGACATCGACCAGCTGCTCATCTCCCAGCCCGATACTGGCGAGCAGGCGCTCGAGATCGCCGACATGCTGGTGCGCTCCGGTGCGCTCGACGTGGTCGTCATCGACTCCGTCGCCGCGCTCACCCCACGGGCCGAGATCGAAGGCGAGATGGGCGACACCCACGTTGGCCTACAGGCGCGGCTGATGAGCCAGGCGCTGCGCAAGCTCACCGCGAACCTCAACAAGACCAAGACCATCGCCGTCTTCATCAACCAGCTGCGCGAAAAGATCGGCGTGATGTTCGGTTCCCCGGAGACCACCCCTGGTGGTCGGGCGCTGAAGTTCTACTCGTCGGTGCGCCTCGACATCCGTCGCATCGAGTCGCTGAAAGACGGCGCCGAGGTGGTCGGCTCACGCACCAGAGTGAAGGTTGTCAAGAACAAGGTTGCCCCGCCGTTCCGCCAGGCCGAGTTCGACATCATGTACGGCAAGGGCATCAGCCGTGAGGGCACGTTGCTCGACATGGGCGTCGACCTCGGGATCGTGAAGAAGTCCGGTGCCTGGTTCACCTACGAGGGCGAGCAGCTCGGTCAGGGCAGGGAGAACGCGAAGACCTTCCTCACCCAGAACCCCGAGATCATGGTCGAGATCTCCGAGCGGGTGCGCCGCCAAGCCGGGATCGGCGACGACGACCAGCCCGAAGAGGTCGCCGTTGCCGAGAAGGTCGATGCAGCTGGCTTTTCCACTGCCGACGAAGCCCCGATCGAGCTCGACTGAGAGCCTCGGAGGCGGGGGGCCGCTGCTATCCTCATCCCTCGCCTTCCGGGATAGCTCAGTTGGCAG encodes:
- a CDS encoding DUF983 domain-containing protein, which produces MPDRGGDDGVSPLDEDMARADAGLAARLGRAARRRCPWCSDPRAWFRGWMGNRERCQNCGLRRTRAEGQELGSLTVNLVLNLAMILIAMTVAIVATVPEVPVVGLLVVLGIVGLVAPVVAYPLSQTIWMAIDLSARPPLADELADAHLWLAARDLDGA
- the recA gene encoding recombinase RecA, which translates into the protein MNQMSTDREKALDMALSQIDKQFGKGSIMRMGEKSSMHIETVSTGALSLDLALGVGGLPRGRVVEIFGPESSGKSTLAMHVVAEAQRNGGICAYIDAEHAMDPIYARAIGVDIDQLLISQPDTGEQALEIADMLVRSGALDVVVIDSVAALTPRAEIEGEMGDTHVGLQARLMSQALRKLTANLNKTKTIAVFINQLREKIGVMFGSPETTPGGRALKFYSSVRLDIRRIESLKDGAEVVGSRTRVKVVKNKVAPPFRQAEFDIMYGKGISREGTLLDMGVDLGIVKKSGAWFTYEGEQLGQGRENAKTFLTQNPEIMVEISERVRRQAGIGDDDQPEEVAVAEKVDAAGFSTADEAPIELD